A stretch of the Archangium violaceum genome encodes the following:
- a CDS encoding DUF3969 family protein, giving the protein MDDKLMSKEAYAEQILWLRAKDVDEVQRLVAVAALGMCRALVASALSPAYACHRLFGPALLARLDQLDAHPALRHAIHMATELEDVADLIPDKLASAIADVEAELLKALADLAPSDLAGEKWLVRAP; this is encoded by the coding sequence ATGGACGACAAGCTCATGAGCAAGGAAGCATACGCGGAGCAGATCTTGTGGCTCCGTGCAAAGGACGTGGATGAAGTGCAGCGCCTCGTCGCCGTAGCCGCCCTCGGCATGTGTCGCGCGCTGGTCGCGAGCGCGCTCAGCCCGGCCTACGCTTGTCACCGGCTTTTCGGACCGGCCCTGCTGGCGCGACTCGACCAACTCGACGCTCACCCCGCACTTCGCCATGCAATCCACATGGCCACCGAGCTTGAGGATGTGGCCGACCTCATCCCGGACAAATTGGCCAGCGCGATCGCGGATGTCGAAGCCGAACTCCTGAAGGCCCTGGCGGATCTCGCTCCGTCCGACCTTGCTGGCGAGAAGTGGCTGGTGAGGGCCCCGTGA
- the sitA5 gene encoding SitA5 family polymorphic toxin, whose translation MKLCCTAVMLVLLVGCGTASRVVRLDTGQTDTLVFTPRSGAKPVTLGNSEFEEAVSKLARDVRPPTRPQEAARRLFEMAARSGSYSYETPSHRITPLKPGEHLEGQSTTPEVELTRDYLRWCERTGRPGDCLRLLTEGPTVNGDGRFALAMALAKGAVLDEMLEAFKDMADPHAMVAAVLWTWTTYMLLVSIPDVTISKGLAAVMTATIISYVGVDTFWGLVVGFKRLMDEADRATTFNELRAAGERYGKLMGRNAARAFAMLAMAAIGNTAPGLAAKVPKLPGSMQAAVQAETQVGIRLAAVGEVKTVAVSAETITIALAPGAVAMTAQGTSGGGNPKKDIVIPEGRAKHIFRAAPGHLRDTPTNRRLLQEVAADESAKLGTDKFGNEWFARTNQDGTQVWVQVRHGEIINGGLNQVPRNYNSQMGLSAPSKP comes from the coding sequence ATGAAGCTGTGCTGCACGGCCGTAATGCTGGTTCTCCTCGTCGGGTGTGGCACGGCGTCCCGGGTCGTGCGCCTGGACACAGGCCAGACCGACACCCTCGTCTTCACACCTCGTTCCGGCGCCAAGCCGGTGACGCTGGGCAACAGCGAGTTCGAGGAGGCCGTGTCGAAACTGGCTCGGGATGTTCGGCCCCCCACCCGGCCCCAGGAAGCCGCCCGGCGGCTGTTCGAGATGGCAGCGCGGAGCGGTTCGTACTCGTACGAGACCCCCAGCCATCGAATCACTCCGCTCAAGCCGGGAGAGCACCTGGAGGGGCAGTCCACAACACCGGAGGTGGAGTTGACGCGCGACTACCTGCGCTGGTGCGAGCGCACCGGCAGGCCCGGGGACTGTCTCCGCCTGCTGACGGAAGGCCCCACCGTCAACGGGGATGGTCGTTTCGCGCTCGCCATGGCCCTGGCCAAGGGCGCCGTACTGGACGAGATGCTGGAAGCGTTCAAGGACATGGCCGACCCACACGCCATGGTGGCGGCGGTGCTCTGGACCTGGACCACGTACATGCTCCTCGTCTCCATTCCCGACGTGACGATCTCCAAGGGCCTCGCGGCCGTGATGACCGCCACGATCATTTCCTACGTGGGCGTCGATACCTTCTGGGGTCTCGTCGTGGGCTTCAAGCGGCTGATGGACGAGGCGGACCGGGCCACCACGTTCAACGAGCTGCGCGCGGCGGGCGAGCGGTACGGCAAGCTCATGGGCCGGAACGCAGCGCGAGCTTTCGCCATGCTGGCCATGGCGGCCATTGGCAACACGGCGCCAGGGCTGGCCGCGAAGGTGCCGAAGCTACCCGGCTCCATGCAGGCGGCCGTACAAGCCGAGACGCAGGTGGGCATCCGGCTCGCGGCGGTGGGGGAAGTGAAGACGGTCGCCGTGAGTGCCGAGACCATCACCATCGCCCTCGCTCCAGGTGCGGTGGCCATGACGGCACAAGGCACGAGTGGTGGCGGCAATCCGAAAAAGGACATCGTCATCCCGGAAGGAAGAGCGAAGCACATCTTCCGCGCTGCGCCAGGTCATCTTCGTGACACCCCTACCAATCGGCGATTGCTACAGGAGGTGGCAGCGGATGAATCAGCCAAACTCGGAACAGATAAATTCGGGAACGAATGGTTCGCGAGAACCAACCAGGATGGAACGCAAGTATGGGTGCAGGTGCGTCATGGAGAGATAATCAACGGTGGCCTGAATCAAGTTCCGCGCAACTACAATTCGCAAATGGGTCTATCCGCTCCTTCGAAACCTTGA
- a CDS encoding DUF2381 family protein: protein MLTSPPAVLLLLALLADASATAQPPLPSCEASPHRIELLAAPTDKAPEVCISPDLPTTFRFDSPLPPGAVELQERERFEDVSTGTRSLTVIPPKDLRPGERLKLVVRFTDGAAPTSATFELVGHPARAARQVEVFRNRRTVEDYQQEVKEKEARIQQLQSELGRAQAEGSGLGIMGLIASGLLNVYAVNVQGVLAKNLKSTITDPPANALRTQTVISYRSTTTRVEKDEDVMRVAVAMAMENPGTALWTAKDAALLVGKGQDVKQVKVWQLAPIPPGGSGLVVVETELLAQDARGTFTLKLWDENGGRLVTLGGVTFP, encoded by the coding sequence GTGCTCACCTCGCCCCCCGCCGTGCTCTTGCTCCTGGCGCTCCTCGCGGATGCCAGCGCCACCGCGCAGCCACCTCTTCCGAGCTGTGAGGCGTCGCCACACCGGATCGAGCTGTTGGCGGCTCCCACCGACAAGGCGCCAGAGGTGTGCATCAGCCCCGACCTTCCCACCACCTTCCGGTTCGACTCGCCGCTGCCTCCGGGTGCGGTGGAGTTGCAGGAGCGCGAGCGTTTCGAGGACGTGTCCACGGGGACGCGCAGCCTCACCGTCATCCCCCCGAAAGACCTCCGGCCCGGGGAACGGCTCAAGCTGGTGGTGCGCTTCACGGATGGTGCCGCCCCAACGAGCGCCACCTTCGAGTTGGTGGGCCACCCGGCACGGGCCGCGCGGCAGGTGGAGGTCTTCCGCAACCGGCGCACCGTTGAGGACTACCAGCAAGAGGTCAAGGAGAAGGAGGCCCGAATCCAGCAGCTTCAATCGGAATTGGGGCGGGCGCAGGCGGAAGGAAGCGGGCTGGGCATCATGGGGCTGATCGCCAGCGGGCTGTTGAACGTGTATGCGGTGAACGTGCAAGGCGTCCTGGCCAAGAACCTCAAGAGCACCATCACCGACCCCCCGGCCAACGCGCTCCGCACACAAACGGTCATCAGCTACCGCTCCACCACCACGCGCGTCGAAAAGGACGAAGACGTGATGCGGGTGGCCGTGGCGATGGCCATGGAGAATCCCGGCACGGCTCTCTGGACGGCCAAAGATGCGGCGCTGCTGGTGGGAAAGGGCCAGGACGTGAAGCAGGTGAAGGTGTGGCAGCTCGCGCCTATTCCGCCGGGAGGGTCGGGCCTCGTTGTGGTGGAGACGGAGCTGCTGGCGCAGGATGCGCGGGGCACCTTCACCCTCAAGTTGTGGGACGAGAACGGAGGTCGGCTTGTCACCCTTGGCGGCGTGACCTTCCCGTGA
- a CDS encoding serine/threonine protein kinase, producing the protein MPDLPPGTSVNGAIIEELVDRGGYGTVYRARDKLSGTLLALKFVPLHRAKQWAEREGTLAMYFQHKNLVRQVGFSYWPPVLPEFFCLKMLYVEGRTLDVWAWEENPDTLAVVGKMVGVARGLAVVHDENVVHRDVKEANIIVRDEDGEPVLLDFGAAKREGQTTITEGMFPPGTPNYRSPEAWRFGLEHWNERRVTYRPGKADDQYALGVVLYRLLTRRFPFEVAWDDEASVNAVINKEPLPPHIVNPNVPLVVSDVCMKLLEKKPEKRYPSVLELGKELMHLLARADASWRVPLHDGPRVPRRGRRGAAARKKKPEAAALPVEPIRAPPTPATPTPATVADVPVQAMALQALRRAVVWMAVLVGAALVGWWLSERRKPEPQPIPVASPSPTLRSLLGQEVAPSWPPPEIEQAAAPPSVEKTPAVVASLVTRPKDDALKKPQAPSPQGDTKQKGILSPMAKWCLGAAAAANTACPGAQVRPAPEAEPCPAGAVETMTETLGIDIGSSGLVSFTHENPKPITVREGVTSARLILGGVPEGVPGPRWKLPTGSILSGRLLFGDGRVYARFTEARTPTGDTFKVCLEAGDEGKRGVPAEPDGGPETAKVFATIGVKAVRRFE; encoded by the coding sequence ATGCCGGACCTGCCGCCCGGCACGAGCGTCAACGGCGCGATAATCGAAGAGCTGGTGGATAGAGGGGGCTACGGCACCGTGTACCGGGCACGGGACAAGCTGAGTGGCACCCTGTTGGCCCTCAAGTTCGTCCCGCTCCACCGGGCCAAGCAGTGGGCCGAGCGCGAGGGCACCCTCGCCATGTACTTCCAGCACAAGAACCTCGTGCGGCAGGTGGGCTTCAGCTACTGGCCGCCCGTGCTGCCCGAGTTCTTCTGCTTGAAGATGCTCTACGTCGAGGGCCGCACGCTCGACGTGTGGGCCTGGGAAGAGAACCCCGACACGCTGGCCGTGGTGGGCAAGATGGTGGGTGTGGCGCGGGGGCTGGCCGTGGTGCATGACGAGAACGTCGTCCACCGCGACGTGAAGGAGGCCAACATCATCGTGCGCGACGAAGATGGGGAGCCGGTGCTGTTGGACTTCGGGGCCGCCAAGCGTGAGGGGCAGACTACCATCACCGAGGGCATGTTCCCCCCGGGTACGCCCAACTACCGCAGCCCCGAGGCGTGGCGTTTCGGCCTGGAGCACTGGAACGAGCGGCGAGTCACCTACCGGCCCGGGAAGGCCGATGATCAATATGCCCTGGGCGTGGTGCTCTACCGGTTGCTCACCCGTCGTTTCCCCTTCGAGGTGGCGTGGGATGACGAGGCATCGGTGAATGCCGTCATCAACAAGGAGCCGCTGCCGCCGCACATCGTCAACCCCAACGTGCCGCTGGTGGTGAGTGACGTGTGCATGAAGCTGCTGGAGAAGAAGCCGGAGAAGCGTTACCCGAGCGTCCTGGAGCTGGGGAAGGAGCTGATGCACCTGCTGGCCCGTGCGGATGCTTCCTGGCGGGTGCCCCTGCATGACGGGCCCCGTGTACCGAGGAGAGGCCGCCGGGGGGCCGCAGCGCGGAAGAAGAAGCCCGAGGCTGCCGCGCTACCCGTGGAGCCCATCCGGGCGCCGCCGACTCCGGCAACACCGACTCCTGCCACGGTGGCGGACGTGCCCGTGCAGGCCATGGCGCTCCAGGCGCTTCGGCGTGCGGTGGTGTGGATGGCCGTGCTGGTAGGCGCGGCCCTGGTGGGGTGGTGGCTCTCGGAGCGAAGGAAGCCCGAGCCCCAGCCCATACCCGTGGCTTCGCCTTCCCCGACGTTGAGGTCGCTTCTCGGTCAGGAAGTGGCGCCCTCGTGGCCGCCGCCGGAAATTGAGCAGGCCGCAGCTCCGCCCTCGGTGGAGAAAACCCCTGCGGTCGTCGCCTCGCTGGTGACGCGACCCAAGGACGACGCCTTGAAGAAGCCGCAGGCCCCCAGCCCCCAGGGGGACACGAAGCAGAAGGGGATCCTCTCACCTATGGCCAAGTGGTGCCTCGGCGCCGCCGCTGCCGCCAACACGGCCTGTCCCGGTGCCCAGGTGCGTCCCGCCCCCGAAGCCGAGCCGTGCCCGGCCGGTGCCGTCGAGACAATGACCGAAACGCTCGGCATCGACATCGGGAGTTCGGGCCTCGTCTCTTTCACCCACGAAAACCCCAAACCCATCACCGTGCGCGAGGGCGTCACGTCCGCGAGGTTGATTTTGGGGGGCGTCCCCGAAGGAGTGCCGGGCCCTCGGTGGAAGCTGCCAACGGGGAGCATCCTCTCCGGCCGGCTCCTTTTCGGAGACGGTCGCGTCTATGCCCGTTTCACCGAGGCCCGAACACCCACGGGGGACACGTTCAAGGTCTGCCTGGAGGCAGGGGATGAGGGTAAACGTGGTGTCCCAGCGGAGCCCGATGGGGGGCCGGAGACCGCCAAGGTCTTCGCCACCATAGGCGTGAAGGCGGTTCGCCGTTTCGAGTAG
- a CDS encoding helix-turn-helix domain-containing protein codes for MRTIETPKAVARNVGRRVAELRGEQGLTQEEFSAEVGVSLRYLQQVEAGRENLTIESLVKLARHLRVRVVALFEPAQIKIGRRGRPPRIGGKGTS; via the coding sequence GTGCGCACCATCGAAACGCCCAAGGCCGTTGCTCGGAACGTAGGTCGCCGCGTGGCGGAGCTACGGGGCGAGCAAGGACTGACGCAGGAGGAGTTCTCGGCCGAGGTCGGGGTGAGCTTGCGCTACCTTCAGCAGGTGGAGGCAGGCCGCGAGAACCTGACCATCGAGTCACTGGTGAAGCTCGCGCGCCACCTGCGGGTCCGCGTGGTCGCGCTGTTCGAGCCCGCCCAAATTAAGATTGGGCGGCGAGGGCGGCCTCCTCGCATTGGGGGAAAGGGCACGTCCTGA
- the ltrA gene encoding group II intron reverse transcriptase/maturase, which translates to MAGTPSPTTVSTKLQRIATLARQAPDTAFTTLAHHIDLEWLREAYRRTRKDGAVGADGQTAEQYAENLEVNLQGLLNRAKSGLYRAPPVRRVHIPKGDGKTTRPLGIPTFEDKVLQRAVAMVLEAVYEQDFLPCSFGFRPGRSAHQALQRLWESLTRTRGGWVLEVDIRKFFDTLEHDRLQQLVQRRVRDGVLLRLIGKWLNAGVLDGKEVTHPDQGTPQGGVISPLLANIYLHEVLDVWFEREVKPRLKGSAELIRYADDFVICFTIEEDARRVMAVLPKRFGKYGLTLHPEKTRLVEFRSNRPKPPREAEGGRSFDLLGFTHYWGRSRRGAWVVKRKTASNRLSRALKQVTQWCRLNRHRPLTEQHRVLTQKLRGHYGYFGITGNSKALVAFAWEVRKRWHKWLSRRTRQARTTWEKFDQIVRRFPLPKPRVVHSLYRRAANP; encoded by the coding sequence ATGGCGGGGACACCGAGCCCTACAACCGTATCAACGAAACTCCAGCGGATAGCGACGTTGGCGAGGCAGGCGCCGGACACGGCGTTCACCACGCTGGCTCACCACATCGACTTGGAGTGGCTACGAGAGGCATATCGGCGCACACGCAAGGACGGTGCAGTCGGAGCGGACGGGCAGACGGCGGAGCAATATGCGGAGAACCTGGAAGTCAACCTCCAGGGGCTTCTCAACCGCGCGAAGTCCGGCCTCTACCGGGCACCGCCCGTCAGGCGTGTGCATATTCCCAAAGGGGATGGGAAGACGACCCGTCCTCTGGGCATCCCGACCTTTGAAGACAAGGTACTGCAAAGGGCGGTGGCCATGGTGCTGGAGGCAGTCTACGAGCAGGACTTCCTGCCCTGCTCGTTCGGCTTCCGCCCAGGGAGAAGTGCGCATCAGGCACTGCAACGCCTCTGGGAGTCGCTGACGAGAACGAGAGGTGGATGGGTCCTCGAGGTGGACATCCGAAAGTTCTTCGACACCCTGGAACATGACCGGCTCCAGCAGCTCGTCCAGCGAAGGGTGCGAGATGGGGTGCTGCTCCGTCTCATCGGGAAATGGCTGAATGCAGGGGTTCTGGACGGGAAGGAAGTAACGCATCCCGACCAGGGGACCCCACAAGGTGGTGTCATCTCGCCCTTGCTGGCGAACATCTACCTCCACGAGGTTCTGGACGTGTGGTTCGAGCGTGAAGTCAAACCGCGCCTGAAGGGTAGCGCGGAACTCATCCGCTATGCGGACGACTTCGTGATATGTTTCACCATTGAGGAAGATGCTCGCCGCGTCATGGCGGTACTCCCCAAGAGGTTCGGGAAGTATGGCCTGACGCTCCACCCGGAAAAGACCCGGTTGGTGGAGTTCCGATCCAACCGCCCCAAGCCTCCACGTGAGGCAGAGGGCGGTCGGAGCTTCGACCTGCTGGGATTCACGCACTACTGGGGAAGATCTCGGCGGGGCGCCTGGGTGGTGAAACGCAAGACAGCCTCCAACCGGTTGAGCCGAGCGCTGAAACAGGTGACGCAATGGTGTCGTCTCAATCGGCACCGGCCGTTAACCGAGCAGCACCGCGTCCTCACGCAGAAGCTACGGGGGCACTATGGGTACTTCGGTATCACCGGGAACTCAAAGGCACTCGTGGCGTTTGCATGGGAGGTACGCAAGAGGTGGCACAAATGGCTATCGCGACGAACGCGGCAGGCTCGGACGACATGGGAGAAGTTCGACCAAATCGTTCGACGCTTTCCGTTACCAAAACCGCGTGTAGTTCATAGCCTCTACCGACGCGCAGCGAATCCATGA
- a CDS encoding IS3 family transposase (programmed frameshift), producing MERRKRRSFTPEFRAEAVRLVREGSKSLPQVAKDLDLTESALRNWVREADGGDGKESAGALSTAEREELVRLRKEVRHLEMERDFPKKSGGLLREGDLEVKFEFIDAEKAHFPVDFMCEQLGVSRSGYYAWKERPESARDKADRALAEEVTRIHRDSRGTYGSPRVHAELRARGQRVSRKRVARLMNEHDIAARKRRRFVRTTDSRHNQPVAPNILERNFSPGQPNSTWATDITYVGTGQGWLYLAVVMDLFSRKVVGWSMSENIDRHLVLNALDMALEGRQPPQGLLHHSDRGSQYASTDYQQALAARGIQCSMSRKGNCWDNAVVESFFSSLKQELVYTTAFATHEQARLALFEYIEVFYNRQRRHSSLGYVSPVDFELAPLPQKLAS from the exons ATGGAGCGAAGGAAGAGGCGGAGTTTCACCCCGGAGTTCAGGGCCGAGGCGGTCCGACTGGTGCGCGAGGGCAGCAAGAGCCTGCCCCAGGTGGCCAAGGACTTGGACCTGACCGAGTCAGCCCTGCGCAACTGGGTGCGCGAGGCCGACGGAGGCGATGGCAAGGAGTCGGCAGGTGCACTCTCCACGGCCGAGCGGGAGGAGTTGGTGCGGCTGCGCAAGGAGGTGCGTCATCTGGAGATGGAGCGCGACTTCC CTAAAAAAAGCGGCGGCCTTCTTCGCGAAGGAGACCTCGAGGTGAAGTTCGAGTTCATCGACGCGGAGAAGGCCCACTTCCCTGTGGACTTCATGTGCGAGCAGCTGGGTGTGTCGCGCTCGGGCTACTACGCCTGGAAGGAGCGCCCGGAGTCCGCGCGGGACAAGGCGGACCGGGCCCTGGCCGAGGAGGTGACGCGGATACATCGCGACAGCCGCGGCACGTACGGCAGTCCTCGCGTCCACGCGGAGCTGCGTGCCCGGGGGCAGCGCGTGAGTCGAAAGCGTGTGGCCCGGCTCATGAACGAGCACGACATCGCTGCTCGCAAGAGACGGCGCTTCGTGCGCACGACGGACTCCCGCCACAACCAGCCCGTTGCCCCCAACATCCTCGAGCGCAACTTCTCCCCCGGCCAGCCCAATAGCACCTGGGCCACGGACATTACCTACGTGGGGACGGGGCAGGGCTGGCTCTACCTGGCCGTCGTCATGGACCTCTTCTCTCGCAAGGTGGTGGGCTGGTCCATGAGCGAGAACATCGACCGGCACCTGGTGCTCAACGCCCTGGACATGGCCCTCGAGGGACGCCAGCCACCGCAGGGGTTGTTGCACCACTCGGACCGGGGCAGCCAGTACGCCAGCACCGACTACCAGCAGGCACTGGCTGCTCGGGGCATCCAATGCAGCATGTCGCGCAAGGGCAACTGCTGGGACAACGCCGTGGTGGAGAGCTTCTTCAGCAGCTTGAAGCAGGAGCTCGTCTACACCACCGCCTTCGCCACGCACGAGCAGGCCCGGCTGGCCCTCTTCGAATACATCGAGGTCTTCTACAACCGCCAGCGGCGGCACTCCTCGCTGGGCTACGTCAGTCCAGTGGATTTTGAGCTTGCGCCCTTACCGCAGAAGTTGGCATCTTAA
- a CDS encoding helix-turn-helix transcriptional regulator — MLGGMRRGNRLPERAQGFDIFILVLVATGSIHTMHRHGQVPADHRPFMSENFSYIPPSCSIAQPEPPPELIPVPVFRSEVPVVDDGPELVGVILQGITEIILRELQALRAQDVARNSTFVTLESAMAMLGCKRSKIFDLLRQGLLKRAQKVGRSVMITVDSIEALLAEGLPQEGGKRLSRPSLANTRRRILKCEKRSGSAKQDPGDSIRKLSIR; from the coding sequence ATGCTCGGCGGAATGCGGCGGGGAAACCGACTGCCGGAGCGTGCTCAAGGATTCGATATATTCATCTTGGTACTGGTGGCCACCGGTTCGATCCACACCATGCACCGGCACGGACAGGTGCCGGCCGACCACAGGCCCTTCATGTCCGAGAACTTCAGCTACATCCCTCCGAGTTGTTCCATCGCTCAGCCAGAACCGCCGCCTGAGTTGATCCCGGTGCCGGTCTTCCGGTCGGAGGTGCCCGTTGTGGACGATGGCCCTGAACTGGTGGGGGTCATCCTCCAAGGGATCACAGAGATCATCCTGCGCGAACTCCAAGCGCTTCGAGCCCAGGATGTAGCCCGGAACTCCACGTTCGTGACGTTGGAGAGCGCCATGGCGATGCTCGGGTGCAAACGGTCGAAGATCTTCGACCTCTTGAGGCAGGGCCTATTGAAACGAGCGCAGAAGGTCGGGCGCTCAGTGATGATCACGGTGGACAGCATTGAGGCCCTGCTTGCAGAGGGCCTGCCTCAGGAGGGCGGCAAGCGGTTAAGTCGGCCCAGCTTGGCCAACACGAGGCGCCGGATTCTCAAGTGCGAAAAACGCAGTGGCAGCGCGAAACAGGATCCAGGGGACTCTATCCGTAAGCTCTCTATCAGGTAA